A single window of Gavia stellata isolate bGavSte3 chromosome 16, bGavSte3.hap2, whole genome shotgun sequence DNA harbors:
- the SAP30L gene encoding histone deacetylase complex subunit SAP30L isoform X3: MNGFSTEEDSRDGPPAAPFYGQSCCLIDDGDRCVRPAGNASFSKRIQKSISQKKLKLDIDKSLQVNTLRRYKRHYKLQTRPGLNKAQLAETVSRHFRNIPVNEKETLAYFIYMVKNNKSRLDQKSEGSKQLE; the protein is encoded by the exons ATGAATGGTTTCAGCACCGAGGAGGACAGCCGGGATgggcctcccgccgccccctTTTACggccagagctgctgcctcatCGACGACGGGGACCGCTGCGTGCGCCCCGCCGGCAACGCGTCCTTCAGCAAGCGGATCCAGAAGAGCATCTcgcagaagaagctgaagctggaCATCGACAAAAGT CTCCAAGTGAATACTCTGCGACGTTACAAGAGACATTATAAGTTGCAGACTAGGCCTGGACTCAACAAGGCTCAGCTAGCAGAA ACTGTCAGTCGTCACTTCAGGAATATACCTGTGAATGAGAAAGAGACGCTTGCGTATTTCATCTATATGGTGAAGAACAACAAGAGCAGGCTGGACCAGAAATCAGAAGGTAGCAAGCAACTAGAATGA
- the SAP30L gene encoding histone deacetylase complex subunit SAP30L isoform X1 — protein MNGFSTEEDSRDGPPAAPFYGQSCCLIDDGDRCVRPAGNASFSKRIQKSISQKKLKLDIDKSVRHLYICDFHKNFIQSVRNKRKRKTSDDGGDSPEHETDVPEVDLFQLQVNTLRRYKRHYKLQTRPGLNKAQLAETVSRHFRNIPVNEKETLAYFIYMVKNNKSRLDQKSEGSKQLE, from the exons ATGAATGGTTTCAGCACCGAGGAGGACAGCCGGGATgggcctcccgccgccccctTTTACggccagagctgctgcctcatCGACGACGGGGACCGCTGCGTGCGCCCCGCCGGCAACGCGTCCTTCAGCAAGCGGATCCAGAAGAGCATCTcgcagaagaagctgaagctggaCATCGACAAAAGT GTGAGACATCTGTATATTTGTGATTTTCACAAGAACTTCATTCAAAGTGTCcgaaacaaaagaaagaggaagacaaGCGATGATGGAGGTGATTCTCCTGAGCATGAAACGGATGTCCCAGAG GTTGACTTGTTCCAGCTCCAAGTGAATACTCTGCGACGTTACAAGAGACATTATAAGTTGCAGACTAGGCCTGGACTCAACAAGGCTCAGCTAGCAGAA ACTGTCAGTCGTCACTTCAGGAATATACCTGTGAATGAGAAAGAGACGCTTGCGTATTTCATCTATATGGTGAAGAACAACAAGAGCAGGCTGGACCAGAAATCAGAAGGTAGCAAGCAACTAGAATGA
- the SAP30L gene encoding histone deacetylase complex subunit SAP30L isoform X2 — protein MNGFSTEEDSRDGPPAAPFYGQSCCLIDDGDRCVRPAGNASFSKRIQKSISQKKLKLDIDKSVDLFQLQVNTLRRYKRHYKLQTRPGLNKAQLAETVSRHFRNIPVNEKETLAYFIYMVKNNKSRLDQKSEGSKQLE, from the exons ATGAATGGTTTCAGCACCGAGGAGGACAGCCGGGATgggcctcccgccgccccctTTTACggccagagctgctgcctcatCGACGACGGGGACCGCTGCGTGCGCCCCGCCGGCAACGCGTCCTTCAGCAAGCGGATCCAGAAGAGCATCTcgcagaagaagctgaagctggaCATCGACAAAAGT GTTGACTTGTTCCAGCTCCAAGTGAATACTCTGCGACGTTACAAGAGACATTATAAGTTGCAGACTAGGCCTGGACTCAACAAGGCTCAGCTAGCAGAA ACTGTCAGTCGTCACTTCAGGAATATACCTGTGAATGAGAAAGAGACGCTTGCGTATTTCATCTATATGGTGAAGAACAACAAGAGCAGGCTGGACCAGAAATCAGAAGGTAGCAAGCAACTAGAATGA